The sequence CGGGGTATGGGATTCTCGCGTTGGACGCGGCGACGCACGGTGAACGCAGCGGCGAGATCGACTATCAACACGTCAATCCCTTTGATGACCCCAAAGCCCCGAAGCAACGCAACTACTTCACCTTTGCCGAGATCTCGATTCAGACGGTCAAAGACTATCGTCGCGCCCTCGACTTCATGGCCGAGCGGCGTGAAGTGGATATGAATCGCATCGGCCTGCTCGGTTACAGCATGGGCGGCATGGACTCGTTTTATCTGCTCTCGGTCGAGCCGCGCATCAAAACCGCCGTGGCTTGTGTACCACCGCTGCTCAGCATCGGCTACGGACCGGCGTCGCCCATCGATTACAGTTGGGGCATCGGCAAGACGCCGTTCCTGATGTTGATGGGCCGCAAGGATGGGAAGGACGATTACGTTGGAAAGGTAGAAGCGTCGTACCACAAGTACATCGAAACGGCGAACACGAAGCTGATTTGGTACGATCAAGGGCACAAGCTGACGGCGATCTACGTCCCGGACGCGCTGGAGTGGATTAAGAAAAAGCTGTAGCCGGTACGACGATGACGTGGGTGACTCTCGATAAGCCCACCGAGGAAACTCCGCTATTCAAGTCTTCCGATGCCCCTCACCCTTCCCTCTCCCCCTCGGAGGGGGAGAGGGTGGCCGAAGGCCGGGTGAGGGGATTTCAGTCCACAATGGTGGTGCCATGGGTTTTCAATTGCGATTCGCCTTTCCGGTGATGGAGCCGCTCGTTAGAGTCAGGAGCATGAGAAGCCTCGTTCTGGTATTGGTAGCTTCGTCGCTCACGGCAACGGCTGGCCAATGGCCGGGCTGGCGCGGACCGGATGGCAACGGGACTTATCAAGGAAAGAAACTGCCGCTCCATTGGAGCACGAATGAAAACGTCCGTTGGCGCAGGCCTCTGCCCGAGCGCGGCAACTCCACGCCGATTGTCTGGAACGACCGCGTTTTCATCACGCAGGCAGTTGAGAAGGAGAACCGCCGCACGGTGATGTGTTTCGACCGTCGCGACGGGAAATTACTCTGGCAGGTCGGTCCGACCCTGCTGGAGAAGGAACCCACGGTTTCGGACAACCCGCCGTGCACGCCCTCACCCGTCAGCGATGACAAACGTGTCATCGCGTGGTTTGGCTCGGCGGGAGTGTATTGCTACGACTTCGACGGGCGCGAATTGTGGCACCGCGATCTCGGCCCGCAATCGCATATATGGGGTTACGCATCCTCACCGGCTCTCTACCGCGAACTTTGTTTCCTGAACTTCGGCCCCGGCGAGCGGAGTTTCGTCATTGCCTTGAACAAGCGGACGGGCAAGACCGTCTGGCAGCGTGACCCGCCGGCGATCAGCGCCGACGCGAAATCGGAGGACTATGGGGGTGAGGCTTCGTATAAAGACAAACCCGGTGCGATGAAGATTTCGGAAGTGGCCGGCTCTTGGGCCACGCCTTTGGTCGTGCGAGCCGGCAACCACGATGAATTGGTGGTGGCGTTTGCGCTGCGGTTGATGGCGCTCGCACCGAAGACCGGCGAGCTACTCTGGACATGCGACGGACCGAACATCGGCATCTACAGTTCGCCGTTTTCCGGTGAAGGAATCGTGGGATTGAACGGTTGCGGATTGCGGAACACGGTCATCGCCGTGCGACCCGGTGGTCGTGGCAACGTGACCGCAACGCGCCGGCTTTGGATTCAGTATCCCGGTAACAGCAAGGGCTCCATTGGCGCGGGTTTGATTTCCCAGGGCCACATTTATCAAGTGAACTGGATGGGCTTTGCCGAATGCCGTGAGCTCAAGACCGGTGAGATCGTTTGGGAAGAACGGCTCACGGGCACGGGCGCACGGAACGCATCGTGGTCGTCGCCCGTGCTGGCAGACGGTTGGTTTTATGCGGCGAACCTGAACGCCGACGTGTTTGTGCTGCGCGCCAGTCCGAAGTTTGAGTGTGTGGCCACGAACTCGATCGGCAGTGAGCCAATGAATGCGTCACTGGCGGTTTCGGATGGGGAAATCTTCATTCGCACGGACAAACACCTTTGGTGCATTGGCGCGACGAAGAAGCGATAAAGCAATTCGCGACGATCAAGGGGGTTTGGAGGCGATCAACTCAGCGAGAAAAAAGAGAAAGGCCGGACAACAGATCCGGCCTTTTCACACACGCACACTTGAGAACAAAGTGCGCTAACACGTGATTACAGTAGCCGAAGCCATGTCCCCTGCTAGTCACCAGTACTGGTTACACGCCGGTGAGGTAATGCTCTATCGCTTTGGAGCTAAAGTTTAGCCGCGTGGCGAATCGTCAATAAAGACGGGGCATTTCCGATGGATATTGAACAAAACAAGGCAGACGACTTTAATGAGGCGGAGTAAGTCGTTCATCGCTTGTGGCTTGCCTCACGCTGCTTATATCAACAATATCACCAGCGCGCATTTCTCCACCGATCAGGCTGGAATCCCATTTAGTTGCCTGCACATAGATTCTTATTGGTTCTATGGAGGTAACCCCGGTTGTGTCCATAACTCTCAATCTAAAATTCGTGCCACGCCCGTGCTCTCCTACATCGAGAAATATCCAGCCCTGAACCGTTGCGCCGGCAGCAATATTCTGTTCTCTGAGAACAGAATTAAAAGTGGTGCATGTTATTTTTCGAGCCGCCTTCAGATCTCCCTTGGTGACAACAAAGATTGTTCCATAACCTATATCAAAATCAGGGATAACTGTCCAACTTTTATCTGGATTTTGAACCTCAACTGCATAGTTGGCTATCTTGGTCGCGATAGGTTTCAGATTTGTAAATTGAACATGCAACGTAAGAAAGACTGGATACCTTATCAAACCATCTCGGAAAATGCGAACAAACCAGATCAATGGATCGGTGTTGCTATCAAGCTGAATAAACTGCACGTCGGCGAATACCGAAAATGCCTTCGTTTCGGCAGGCGTGTTGGTCACCGCACTCGCCTTGGTCTCATTTAATCTACCCTGAACAAATCTATGAGTTCCAGACATTACCAACCAGCAAATCAAAGTGCAGAAAACGACAGCCGGAAAATAGAGAATCCGGGGATTTGCTCCAAAGTAGTTAAGGAGGCCACCGAGAGAGAATACGAAAAGTCCGATCAGCGAACTGGTCGTTTTATGATCTTTAACCCATTTAACTACGCCCTCTTTTGCTTTGGGTTGGCTTGGAGTTTGGTTCTGCACTTTATTAACAATGGTGGTGGGCGGTG is a genomic window of Verrucomicrobiota bacterium containing:
- a CDS encoding PQQ-binding-like beta-propeller repeat protein; this encodes MRSLVLVLVASSLTATAGQWPGWRGPDGNGTYQGKKLPLHWSTNENVRWRRPLPERGNSTPIVWNDRVFITQAVEKENRRTVMCFDRRDGKLLWQVGPTLLEKEPTVSDNPPCTPSPVSDDKRVIAWFGSAGVYCYDFDGRELWHRDLGPQSHIWGYASSPALYRELCFLNFGPGERSFVIALNKRTGKTVWQRDPPAISADAKSEDYGGEASYKDKPGAMKISEVAGSWATPLVVRAGNHDELVVAFALRLMALAPKTGELLWTCDGPNIGIYSSPFSGEGIVGLNGCGLRNTVIAVRPGGRGNVTATRRLWIQYPGNSKGSIGAGLISQGHIYQVNWMGFAECRELKTGEIVWEERLTGTGARNASWSSPVLADGWFYAANLNADVFVLRASPKFECVATNSIGSEPMNASLAVSDGEIFIRTDKHLWCIGATKKR
- a CDS encoding alpha/beta fold hydrolase, producing the protein MRAFFSQQSVRGRPCWTPTRLLLSVMLGCSVAYPSIDAWCEEAAPYPRIGEEAFKARLPFFDYDKSIPLEGRVVREWNEDGSLRHKIVFRGAQGFLVPGYVEVPKAAKKPYPLVLLLHGWSGGKEDWYKDDNFINGGVMRKALLEAGYGILALDAATHGERSGEIDYQHVNPFDDPKAPKQRNYFTFAEISIQTVKDYRRALDFMAERREVDMNRIGLLGYSMGGMDSFYLLSVEPRIKTAVACVPPLLSIGYGPASPIDYSWGIGKTPFLMLMGRKDGKDDYVGKVEASYHKYIETANTKLIWYDQGHKLTAIYVPDALEWIKKKL